AGCCCTAGAACCCTTgccttctccccccgccccaggtgcAGTCCTACCTGGAGAACCCCACCTCCTACCACCTGCAGCAGTCCCGGGACCAGAAGGTGCGAGAGTACCTGTCCGAGACCTACGGGAACAAGTTTGCCGCCCACATCAGCCCTGCGCAGGGCTCCCCGAAgcccctgcctgctgcctccccagGGGTGCGGGCTGGACATGTGATGTCCTCCTCCGCCGGCAACAGTGCTCCCAACAGCCCCATGGCCATGCTGCACATTGGCTCCAACCCCGAGAGGGAGGTAAGTGAGGGGTGGCCGGTGGTGGCCGTGAGCAGAGTGGCTGCTGGGTGCTGTGCTCCTGCGGTTCCTAGTCTGACGGCAGAGGCAAGGTGCTGCTGGTACAGTACCTCCCAGTCTGAGGGAGACACAGCCCTGttctcagggagccccagtctgaggagagacacagccctgcccccagggagccccagtctgaggggagacacagccctgccctcagggagccccagtctcaTGGGAAAAGCCTCATCCCTACTTTTGAAAGCTCTGCTAGGAGAAACGAGAGAGTCCTAGAGGAAAGCCCAGCACACCTGCACAGCCATGTCCAGAGATAAAGTATATAAAGCAATCTTCTTGGGCAACTTGGCTTCTGGGGAAGAGCCTTGGCCTTGGGCCTGTGGGACCTGGACAACTCGCACTCTCTCTGGACCTTTTTCCTTTCCCCCGGAGATTAGCAGGTTAGGTGACGTGGGCTCCAAGGTCCCTTCAGGTCAGTGTCTGTCCCAGGGCCCTTTCTCCGTGCTTTTCTCCTAGCGGGCCCTCCCCAGATGgacttttctctttcagtttgACGTCATTGACAACATTATGTGTCTGGATGATGTCCTGGGCTTCATCAATCCTGAAACTCAGATGCCCAACACGGTACTGCTGgccagggtggggtgggcatgtcagagggaggagggagaggttcTATAGTGGCTTTGAGCCTGGAAAGTACCAGAgacaggggcctcacctgggcagAGCCATGTTGCTGAAGAGATAAGAGTCACCTCTGTGACAAAGCCCAAGGCCGAGCAGAATTATGAATCCACAGAGGCGTGCTCAGGCTGCGTGCATGATGGGGCTTCAGTGTGGAGTGGTGGCTGGGCAGttggggaaggcttcctgggggaggggtggctaggggaagggcaggaggtaGTGGTGCTGGGCCtcagcagaggggaggcagggaaagCATTCCTGGAGGGGAGTAGGTGGCCTTGAGCTGATGAGTTCTTCTGGGATCTGGGGCTTCCCTCCTCTAAAAAGCCTAGGACCCAGGGGGGACAGGCCTGTGTCCCTCACCGCAAGGGACAAGTGCTGGGGGGCTggctctgtcccctccctccagcaGCCTCCTGGCAGTGTGAATGTTCTCTGGGCCTCCCAGGCAGAGGTGAGATAGCCGATGGGAAGGAGCCAGCCTTAGACTAGAGAGGCCTAGCTTCTGGCCTTGGTGAGTCCCTTAATTGTTCTGAACCCCAGTGTTCCCAGAAGCAAAATGGGGGTGATGCCGTCTAGCCACAGGAAATGGGAACGAGCCCTGCATAGGCTGATAGATACTCACACGGAGCAGGTGTGCCTGCCCCTTTTTGGAAGGCCGTAAACCTCAGCTGCTCACGTCTGCCACTTGAGACTGAGCCTACTACCCTGACTGTGGCCCCAGCTCCTACCCATGAGGGGAAGCCCCCAAATCTTGCAGTAGGAAGCCCCACTGCCCTGGCAACGTTGCCCCATGGCTCAGCTGGGACTGGTCAGGGCCAGTTGGGTCTGAAACCTGCTGCCAGCAGAGCACCAAaggctggggaggagcagaggtccAGAAGGCACAAGTATTTGGTCCCTCTAGCACTTTCCATGTATCTGATAGGATGCCCGTGTACCACTAGGCTTCTTGGCCCTGTGATTGCTCGGCGTGTTCCTATGGCAGGAGCTGGGGTGACCATTCCTGAGCTCAAATCTCTCCCTGCCAGGCTTCTGCTTAACCCCCCCACCGGCAGCCCATTACAACATGCCAGGCTCTTTGCAAGTTCAATCTGGAAGCCCAGGGTCTGGTGGCATCTCCCAGCCTGCTCACATCACACTGTCCGCTTCTGCGGCTTGAGCTTCTGCCAGTGACAGCCAGCTCTGTCCAGCTCTGTCCTGCCCTGCATCTTTGCTcagctgtccctctgcctgtcgaGTTTTTTCACCTCTCTGCTCAGAGCTCAATTCAAATACCACACCCTCCAGAAACCTTCCAGAAACTCCAGAATAAGATTACGTGCTTCTCCCCTGGGCTTCCTAATGCCTGGGACTTAATCCCCTCATCTGTCACCCTCAGGGCTGAGGCCTGGTGCAATCACTCTGCAGGGCTTCCAGCCACTAGGCTGGTTGGTTGCTCCCAGAGGGCAGGAGCCACACCTTATTGAGCTCCCAAGCCTACAGACTTTCCTGTGGAGCTGCTGGTTGGAGAGGCCCAGTGTGGATTTTGACATCCTCGTGCTGGCTGTGGACCCCTTAGAACTGAAAGCAGGACCCCGGGGGACATCAGTGCAGCTTCCCCTTGGTGTCCCTGGGAGTGGCTTTCCCCCGGATGATGGGCCCATGGAGAGGGGGTGCTCACCGcgtccctctccccacctcaccccacagTTGCCCCTGTCTAGCAGCCACCTGAACGTGTACAGTGGTGACCCTCAGGTCACAGCCTCCCTGGTGGGCGTCACCAGCAGCTCCTGCCCTGCTGACCTGACCCAGAAGCGAGAGCTTACAGGTACCACCTCCCTGTCTCACGGTGCTCCCCACTCCCAAGTCCTCCcttttctcctgcctccctcccagctcctctctccttctcccccaaccTCCAGACGCTGAGAGCCGGGCCCTGGCCAAGGAGCGGCAGAAGAAAGACAATCACAACCTAAGTGAGTCCCGCTGGCgccttctccctgcctcccttgtCCTTGCTCTCATCTGGGCTGCCTAGAAAGCCTCTCTGATCTGAGCCCCAAGGTTGGCAGggagagtttacttaaaaaaaaaaaaaaaaagccactctgACCTGCATGGGTTCTAGGAAGGCTTCCCTACTCGAGATCTTACATCCTCCATGGGTGGGACTTGGGGGGGTTCAGCACTGCCCTCTGCCCTCAGCCCCTCTTTaggaggggatgggggagcaATATTCACAGAATCCCCAACACTTCAGAATGAATGGGTTTATCATATCGGATCAGATCATTGCCTGTAGGGAAGGAGTCCTAGCCCTGTGGCCGGCGCGGCTACCCCTGGCAGCTTTGCTGTGCTACCagctgaccaggtgactctgcctCTAAGAGCCCCTTGGTTGTTCTGGCCCCGCATTCCCATAACAGTCCCCTTCCGTGAGTCCCCCATTACTTCCCAGAAGGGCCGAGGCATCCCTCCCTGGGCTGGGCCCCTTCTCCCCCACAGGGGTCCTCATCCTTCTAATTGCTCCCTCTGGGACTTGTTACCTCTAGTTGAAAGGAGGCGGAGGTTCAACATCAATGACCGCATCAAGGAGCTGGGCATGCTGATCCCCAAGGCCAATGACCTGTGAGTGGTTTccgggagggaagggagaagggttggggctgtggggggtggggagtgttgGCAGGTGACTCACCTGTATTTCCTGCACCGGACCTGGGCCTGCGCTGGTTGCCAGAGGGCTGAGGAGACAATCCCATGGTTGGGTACTACCTTCTAAAAGCTTATCATCTATTAGGGGAAAGAAGATCCCTCCACCCAAATCAGAACAGCTTGAGACAGATGAGCAAAATCCCGGAAGtgaggctggggcgggggcttcctggaggaggagtcATGCTAGGAACCTATGGCAAGGGCCTGGGACTACCACAGAGGGATGTTCAGGGCCATGAGGAGTGAGAGTGGGGGACACATATGATGGGTTCTGGTGGCAGAAATGGAAGGCCTAGGGAAGGAGGCTGCTCTGAATTATTTGCTTCCATGGGGTTAGTGAGGTGGGTAGTGGCAGCAAAGTCACCTGGCATAGTAGGGGGTCCGTTCTGTGCAGATGGAGCCTGGCCTCCTCCACAGATGGGAGTTGTTCGTGTCTAAGGTTTGCGGGCAAAGTTGGGATGTGCAGCATAGACTTCTGGAATGAAAGCAGGGTTTTGCTTCCACCTGCGGAGCACTTGGCAAATACCTGGCCGCTCCTGACGCTGTCTGGCCTGCAGGGACGTTCGCTGGAACAAGGGCACCATCCTCAAAGCCTCTGTTGATTACATCCGGAGGATGCAGAAGGATCTGCAGAAGTCCCGGGAGCTTGAGAGCCACTCTCGGCGCCTGGAGATGACCAACAAGCAGCTCCTGCTCCGCATCCAGGTCTGGCCCCCACACTTGGACTGGTTGGGTAGCTCTGCCTCCCGACCCCAGCCTGGCTCTTGACCTCAGGGGCAGTGCTTACACCTCTGACATTGGGGGAACGGGGATGATTGCCCACGAAGAGGGAGGACGGGTTGGTTGGCTAACAGGCAAACCCCAGCAACTTTAAGCAACAGATACCAGCTAGCAGTTAGGTTCTGTGAGGCCCTCATTCTGGGACCCAGGCCAAGTGACAGGCCCATCTAGAGTGGGCTCTTAAAGCCATGCGTAGCTCTTAAGGTGACACCTGTGGCTTCTGCTCACATTTCCCTGATCAGTGCAAGTACAGGCCTACACCTCACCTCAGGGGATGGGGAAGTGTGAACCTACTgcgagggtgggaggtggggagggaggcagagatctGGAAAGTGGCCGAGTGCCCAGTCTCACCACTGGAGACAAGCAAGGCTTGGGAGACTCCTGCCTACCACCTGGAGCCCAAGGTTGTAGTCCTGGCTGTGCTCGGGGTCTCTGCCTTCTTTGGATCTGAGGCTGGTCGTCCCTGCGAAGGGCGGGTGGGTGGCAGCCTTCTGATTCGTCCATTTCTCAGAGGAGATAGTACAATTGACATTACAATCCAGCACACATAGCCACACTCCAAGTGAAAAATCAAAGTTTCATGAAAGAACCCTCCTTCTTAATAGAGGCAGTGCATTCTGATCATTTCTATTCTGGTCCGGTCTAGGCAAGTCTATttcaatttaagaagaaaaaaatagagagtgAGCTGGTCAAGACTCACTACAGTGGTTTCACAAGCCACTAATGAGTTGTGACTTGTAGTTTGAAAAAACACCGGTCTAGACTCTGGAGCTACCCTATACTTGCTTCCAGCTGAGCCAGTCTGTGGTCCGGGGGTGCcacaaggggaggggcaagggcagCTGGTGCCCGTGGGTGTGCGCCCCagccctctctgccccaccttGCAGGAGTTGGAGATGCAGGCTCGAGTGCATggcctccccaccacctccccatCAGGCGTGAATATGGCTGAGCTGGCCCAGCAGGTGGTGAAGCAGGAGCTGCCTAGTGACGAGGGCCCCGGGGAGGCCCTGCTGTTGGAGCCCGAGGTCCCGGATCCCGAGCCCCTGCCGGTGGTGCCTCCCCAGGCCCCGCTGCCCCTGCCAGCCCAGCCACCTCAGCCGCCGTCCCCATTCCACCACCTGGACTTCAGCCACAGCCTGAGCTTTGGGGGCGGGGGCGATGAAGGGCCCCCAGGCTACCCCGAGCCTCTGGGGCCCGAGCATGGCTCCCCGTTCCCTAACTTGTCCAAGAAGGATCTGGACCTCATGCTTCTGGACGACTCCCTGCTACCCCTGGCCTCCGACCCTCTCTTCTCCACCATGTCCCCCGAGGCCTCCAAGGCCAGTAGCCGTCGGAGCAGCTTCAGCATGGAGGAAGGCGACGTGCTGTGACCCTGACTGCCGCTGCCCTgccgggccggggctggggccacGTCCCTCCCCACCTTCGGGCTGCACTTGTGTGTGAAGTAGCCAACTGCCCTGCCTCACTCCTCCCTGTTGGCCCCCTGTCTGGACTTAGTGCCTGCTTGGCAGCCTGTGGGGATCGGGACTCCCCGGGGATAGTCCTCCCgaaggggctgggggagaagAGCCCTTCGGCCCAGCTCCTGGAGGTGAAGCcatgaggggaagggaggggacaggggtgCTAGAGGTAAGAAGAGGTCCTGGGAGGGTTGTCATCTGGGTCTGATCCCCACCCCTGCTGGTGAAGGAGGACACGCCAGAGCAGGGGGTTCAGGAAGTTCCTTCTCCGAGGCAGCGACTGGTCCAGGGGGTGCCCAGGCCTGCCTTTCTGGGACTCAGATGGCAACAAGTCTGTCCTCCAGcctggcacccccacccccctttggTGCTAACAGCTCTCTACCAGGTGGTATGAGGGCGGGGGCGGCCGGAAGAGGGGGCGCCGGGTTCCTGTTAGAGCACGGGGTCACTGCTGGAAAAGCAGCTCCCTCCAGGCTCCCCACTTTGTGCCTTTAGTAAACACTGTGCTTTGTACCCGCTTGTCCAGTCTCCTTGGTGTGGTCTGGGGCTGACACACGGGGGAGGGTTTGACCCAGTGCACACGGTTACGGATTTGGAATTCAAAAACCCTTGATGGGGCTCTGGGTAGGGGGATACAGAGAGGAAGGAACAAGCCCGTCACTgggtccccccacctcccagactTGCCTCATGGCAAGCTGGGGATGTGGCCTGACTTGGGGGCCTTGGGTACTTGAGGGGGGTCACTGTCCCTCCTCCTGGCCACAAGATGGCGCTGCAGCCACGCGGTTCCACACCTCCAGCTGTGGTCTGAGACAGCTGCGCTGGGTGGTGCGGGGACCCCGCTGCTCAGAAGCCAAGTCTTCCGTTTGGCTGCTTTGGGGCACCCCtggctcggggtggggggtgcataTTTCTCCTGGTCCTGGACGCCTGTTTTAGTGGTGGCCTCTCCTGAATTTTCTCCCTCCCTGGGTGGGCTGACAGCTGCTTGAGAAAGAAGGTGGGGCAGGCAGCTCTGTGGAGGCAGGGCTGGCCGCCTCTGCTCTTTGACGGCCCTAGCAGGACAGGCCCTCTAGGCACTGAGGAGCTGAGTCCTCTGGGCTTGGGGAAAGAGGACCTCAACTGAACTAATTTGGGGGGAGGCAGGAGTACCAGATTCTGGGTAGATGCAAGGATGAGGGCCCCATTCCCCTGCTCTGGCACTGTCTGGCAGTGAGGCCTCTGCAaatcctttcctctctctgggcttctAATCCCCATGCGCCTCTGCTCTGAGACCCTGGGATTTTATGACCTCACCCAGGATGGGGAGGTAGGCTTGGGGCGGAGAGGGGCAGAGTGGCAGCCTCTTGAGTCCCAGGGGTCttgggggagggaggacagggtCTGGTTCTCTTCCAACTCTTCCCACAGTCTTCAGGCAGAGACCAAAATGGTTTTTCCCTCACGGGGCCCTAAGAGGCCGAAGgggcctaatttaaaaaaaattaagaatcccAGGATGAAAATGGCTAAGAGGGCAATTTCCTCTGTGCAGAACTGGAGATCAAATCAACATTGGAGCAATTAACGTgtgaggggagagaagggaagggagccGGGTGTGTGGGTGCCCATGGTGGCTGGACCGGCAGAGGCTGCGGGATTAATCTCAAGGTCAGATGGAGCCGCGGATGACCTTGCGGAGTTGGAGCCGGCCCAGGAGCAGTGgcatctccccctgccccacagtCCCTCCTTGGGACACCCCCGCCACACATGCACTCAGCCCCTCCTGGGGCAAGCCCTGGCCTCTCACTGGGAGAGAGCCGATGGGCCCAGGCTTGGGCCCTGTGGACCCTGGAGCGGGAGGGGCTGGCAACTCCCAAGTCCAGTCCTTCAGGCAAAATTGGGGACTCTCCCATCCTGTTTTGTTCTCCTTCATCCTGGGGATCCAGGCAGTGGAGTGGAGAGCCGCCCTTCTGCTTCCTTGTACAACCCGTCAAGACCGCTGTATTCCCCAGCCACCTGCCTGCTGGCTTCCTGTCCCCGAGGGCCCATCAGCCCCGCCACCACTTGCAGCCTGGGAAGCAGGGCCTGGACCCTCCTTGGCGCCGATGAAGGGTGTGAGGAGTTCTGCCCACAAGGGGGCGccacagggccagggccaggccgcAGCGCGCGCCCTCTAGCGGGGGGATAGCGGCGTCTCAGCGCCACTGCACATTCCGGGCGGTCAGCCTGCGGGCCCTGCCAGCCCTGCGGGTTTGGGGATTTGGTTAAGGCCGGCACAGGTGCAACCCCTGTGCACCCTGGCAGGTGCATGTCCACAAGCCACCAGCCAGTGTTCGCGTATCTGAGACTGGGCTGCATGGCCCTTAGCTTGTGGCTGAGATGGAGTCAGGCCCTCAGCTCCGGACTGGTGGTTATGAACATCTCTATTactatttttgaagattttatttatttattcatgaaagacagaaaagacagagggagagaagtaggctcccctgtTCCGTGGGGTttgagcccaatgcgggattcgatcccaggacctgggatcatgacctgagcctaaaacACACACCCAGCCGCTTAACCACTCAGCTGCCCCTGAACATCTCTAATTAAATAAGAGGGGGATGCTTTCTTCACTGAGGCTTTTTATTGGTAGACAACACCCTCCCAGATGTCAAGTCTACGAGggggaagttattttttaaaaggtagaggGGGTAAGTGGGCTGGTGTAAAAACACAGACACATCCTTCCAACCCCCTCATTTCATGGTGGaagccctctccctctccccacccccccaggccttGAGAACAAGTAAAAGTGTAAAAAGGGATTGGGGTCTGGGAAAGGGGTCCAAGCTAGGTAGGGGAAGGATAAGACACTGTCACAGCTGCAGGTCCCACGTGGGGTCCCAAAGCAAGAGGCAAGGTGCTGGACATAAGGATCCTCATGCCACCCTCAGCTCCACTTCCTGTGTCTGTCAGCCTGTCCCCACCAGCTGCCAGCTTCTCACCCCCTTGTA
Above is a genomic segment from Canis lupus baileyi chromosome 7, mCanLup2.hap1, whole genome shotgun sequence containing:
- the TFEB gene encoding transcription factor EB, with protein sequence MASRIGLRMQLMREQAQQEEQRERMQQQAVMHYMQQQQQQQLGGPPTPAINTPVHFQSPPPVPGEVLKVQSYLENPTSYHLQQSRDQKVREYLSETYGNKFAAHISPAQGSPKPLPAASPGVRAGHVMSSSAGNSAPNSPMAMLHIGSNPEREFDVIDNIMCLDDVLGFINPETQMPNTLPLSSSHLNVYSGDPQVTASLVGVTSSSCPADLTQKRELTDAESRALAKERQKKDNHNLIERRRRFNINDRIKELGMLIPKANDLDVRWNKGTILKASVDYIRRMQKDLQKSRELESHSRRLEMTNKQLLLRIQELEMQARVHGLPTTSPSGVNMAELAQQVVKQELPSDEGPGEALLLEPEVPDPEPLPVVPPQAPLPLPAQPPQPPSPFHHLDFSHSLSFGGGGDEGPPGYPEPLGPEHGSPFPNLSKKDLDLMLLDDSLLPLASDPLFSTMSPEASKASSRRSSFSMEEGDVL